One Kaistella polysaccharea DNA segment encodes these proteins:
- the mutS gene encoding DNA mismatch repair protein MutS: MTQYNTIKAKYPDALLLFRVGDFYETFGTDAIRTSQILGIVLTKRANGEGHIELAGFPHHSVDTYLPKLVRAGLRVAICDQLEDPKGVKGIVKRGVTELVTPGVTFNEQVLTSKKNNFLLSIHKVKEKYGLALVDVSTGEFLTSEGNLEQLLHIVGTFDPSEIIYQRTTELPTQLKNRNYFKLEDWAFQYNYGYEKLTNHFKTNSLKGFGIEDLKLGITAAGAIFAYLVEDTHHTLLQHITKIKLIPKDDYLMMDHFTLRNLEIVYSSSQQGKSLLDIVDKTSTPMGGRLLRRRLILPLKSVNEINRRLDLIEFFNKEENLKYEILQLLKTISDLDRLMGKLASEKISPKELGYLRQSLVNIREIKELLHAHDQILTWLSPLINLDELIEYLINYLNDELPVNISKGNVIKTGISEELDHLRGLQTKGKGFLDEMCDREVKRTGITSLKISFNNVFGYFIEVRNSHKDKVPQDWIRKQTLVNAERYITEELKEYEEQILGAEEKISKIEHLLYRKVCENVMIYIDQIQENSKIIAELDCGVGLSELAVSESYTKPVLNEGFEIDLKEARHPIIENALPLGEKYIPNDLYLSKDSQQIIMVTGPNMAGKSAILRQTAIICLMAQIGSFVPAKHAEIGILDKIFTRVGASDNISSGESTFMVEMNEAANILNNISERSLILLDEIGRGTSTYDGVSIAWAIAEYLHQHPTKAKTLFATHYHELNEMTVNFERIKNFHVSIQEHKGSIIFLRKLLSGGSEHSFGIHVAKLAGMPAKVVNRANEVLKTLEKSRSQSGSKNSAKAITDESLQLSFFQLDDPVLENIREELLKIDINTLTPIEALMKLNSIKKMIGR; the protein is encoded by the coding sequence ATGACGCAGTACAATACCATCAAGGCGAAATATCCTGATGCGCTTTTGCTGTTTCGTGTTGGAGATTTCTACGAGACTTTTGGGACGGATGCGATCCGAACGTCCCAGATTTTAGGAATTGTTTTGACCAAAAGAGCCAATGGCGAAGGTCATATCGAACTTGCCGGATTTCCGCATCATTCTGTAGATACGTATTTGCCAAAACTCGTGAGAGCCGGGCTTCGTGTAGCGATCTGTGATCAGCTGGAAGATCCAAAAGGGGTGAAAGGAATTGTAAAACGCGGCGTAACCGAATTGGTAACTCCCGGTGTAACTTTCAACGAACAGGTTTTAACTTCGAAGAAAAATAATTTTTTACTTTCTATTCATAAAGTAAAAGAGAAATACGGTTTGGCTTTGGTCGATGTTTCCACAGGCGAGTTTCTGACTTCAGAAGGAAATCTGGAGCAACTGCTTCATATCGTCGGAACTTTTGATCCGAGTGAAATCATTTACCAGCGAACGACCGAACTTCCTACTCAACTGAAAAATCGAAATTATTTTAAATTAGAAGACTGGGCTTTTCAATACAATTACGGGTATGAAAAACTGACGAATCATTTCAAAACAAATTCCTTAAAAGGTTTCGGAATTGAAGATTTGAAATTAGGAATTACGGCAGCCGGAGCAATTTTCGCCTATTTAGTTGAAGATACGCATCATACACTCTTACAGCATATTACCAAGATAAAACTCATTCCGAAAGATGATTATCTGATGATGGATCATTTCACTTTACGAAATTTAGAAATCGTTTATTCAAGCAGCCAGCAAGGCAAGTCATTACTCGATATTGTTGACAAAACTTCAACTCCGATGGGCGGAAGATTGTTGCGCAGAAGATTAATTCTCCCATTAAAATCCGTCAACGAAATCAACAGAAGATTAGATTTAATTGAATTTTTTAATAAAGAAGAAAATCTAAAATATGAGATTTTACAATTATTAAAAACGATTTCTGATTTGGACCGTTTGATGGGGAAATTAGCTTCTGAAAAAATTTCACCGAAAGAACTCGGTTACCTTCGCCAGAGCTTAGTGAATATAAGAGAAATTAAAGAATTACTTCATGCTCACGATCAAATTTTGACTTGGTTATCGCCTTTAATTAATTTGGATGAACTTATTGAATATTTAATTAATTATTTGAATGATGAACTTCCGGTAAATATTTCAAAAGGAAACGTCATTAAAACCGGTATTTCAGAAGAACTAGATCATCTGCGCGGACTTCAAACGAAAGGAAAGGGTTTCCTGGATGAAATGTGTGACCGTGAAGTGAAGCGCACTGGAATAACGAGTTTGAAAATAAGTTTTAACAATGTTTTCGGCTATTTTATCGAAGTTAGAAACTCTCATAAAGATAAAGTTCCCCAAGATTGGATACGCAAGCAAACCTTGGTGAATGCTGAAAGATACATCACTGAAGAACTGAAAGAATATGAAGAGCAAATTCTTGGCGCGGAAGAAAAGATTTCAAAAATTGAACATCTTCTTTACCGAAAGGTTTGCGAAAATGTGATGATCTACATTGATCAAATTCAAGAGAATTCTAAAATTATTGCTGAATTGGATTGTGGTGTTGGATTATCTGAACTCGCAGTTTCTGAATCTTACACGAAGCCAGTTTTAAATGAAGGTTTTGAAATTGATCTGAAAGAAGCGCGTCATCCGATTATTGAAAACGCTTTGCCGTTAGGTGAAAAATACATTCCGAATGATTTGTATTTATCTAAAGATTCGCAGCAAATTATTATGGTGACAGGTCCTAATATGGCGGGTAAGTCAGCGATTCTAAGACAAACTGCCATCATTTGTTTAATGGCTCAAATCGGAAGTTTTGTTCCGGCAAAACATGCTGAAATTGGAATTTTAGATAAAATATTTACCAGAGTTGGAGCGTCGGATAATATTTCTTCCGGCGAATCGACTTTCATGGTGGAAATGAATGAAGCCGCCAATATTTTAAATAATATTTCTGAGCGCAGTTTAATTTTATTAGACGAGATCGGGCGTGGAACTTCTACGTACGACGGAGTTTCGATTGCGTGGGCAATTGCAGAATATTTGCATCAACATCCAACGAAGGCGAAAACTTTATTTGCGACCCATTACCACGAACTCAATGAAATGACCGTCAATTTTGAAAGGATCAAAAATTTCCATGTTTCTATTCAGGAACATAAAGGAAGTATTATTTTTCTACGAAAATTATTGTCTGGAGGAAGTGAACACAGTTTCGGAATCCACGTCGCTAAGTTGGCGGGAATGCCTGCGAAAGTAGTAAATCGCGCGAATGAAGTCTTGAAAACTTTAGAAAAAAGCCGTTCTCAAAGCGGTTCCAAAAATTCTGCAAAAGCGATTACGGATGAAAGTCTGCAACTTTCTTTCTTTCAGTTGGATGATCCTGTTTTAGAAAATATCCGGGAAGAATTACTGAAGATTGACATCAATACTTTGACACCGATTGAAGCGTTGATGAAACTGAACTCGATTAAGAAAATGATTGGGCGATAA
- a CDS encoding ABC transporter ATP-binding protein: protein MKPFQRIFFFAKPHQRFLFASIFFNIMYSVLNIFSVATMLPILGLMFGTVEKIDTSKPPVNSGRIVDFFGYAKDWAYYTIQTYIDQYGSVRVLAILCAITATAFLLRNIFRYLGAYLLVNYRVGITKDLRTAMYNKFLKLPVSFFTEKRKGDMMSRISNDIGSVESGIMGSLVDVINSPFMIITSLITLFVLSPQLTLFSLLVFPVMGGLIAWVGKSLKRQATAAQEELGNLFSLVDETLKSSKVIKIFNADKILKNRFNSTTDNWQKYAIGMSRRREMASPMSEFLGSVTILIITWFAGVQILNEQTMEPETFLVFIGIFFQILDPAKKLSSAISNIQGGMASLDRVSEVLDYDLKIDEIENPISISTLREKIEFKNIGFFYDKDNVILKNFNLTIPKGKTIALVGQSGSGKTTIANLLARFYDVSEGEILVDGQNIKNLKVTDYRNLLGMVTQESVLFNDSVFNNILMGKPDASEEEVIAAAKIANAHEFINQLPEKYYTNIGDDGNKLSGGQKQRVSIARAVLKNPPIMILDEATSALDTESERFVQDALEKMMENRTSLVIAHRLSTIQKADWIVVMERGIIVEQGSHQELFDKNGTYRKLVELQNFG from the coding sequence ATGAAACCATTTCAACGCATTTTCTTTTTTGCAAAACCTCATCAGAGGTTTCTTTTCGCAAGCATCTTTTTTAATATCATGTATTCCGTTTTGAATATCTTTTCAGTAGCAACCATGTTGCCTATTTTAGGATTAATGTTTGGCACCGTGGAAAAAATCGACACTTCAAAACCACCGGTCAACTCCGGACGTATTGTTGATTTTTTCGGATATGCAAAAGATTGGGCGTACTATACCATTCAAACTTATATCGATCAATATGGCTCAGTAAGAGTTTTAGCGATTCTTTGTGCAATTACCGCGACGGCTTTTTTACTTCGAAATATTTTCCGGTATCTGGGAGCATACCTTTTGGTGAATTACCGTGTGGGAATTACAAAGGATTTGCGAACTGCGATGTACAATAAATTCTTAAAATTACCCGTCTCCTTCTTTACCGAAAAACGAAAAGGCGATATGATGTCTCGCATTTCAAACGATATCGGAAGTGTAGAAAGTGGCATTATGGGCAGTTTGGTGGATGTCATCAACTCGCCTTTCATGATCATCACTTCCTTAATTACCTTATTTGTGCTTTCGCCTCAGCTCACTTTGTTTTCGTTATTGGTTTTTCCCGTAATGGGCGGATTAATTGCGTGGGTTGGAAAAAGTTTAAAAAGACAGGCGACTGCCGCACAGGAAGAACTGGGAAATTTGTTTTCTCTGGTTGATGAAACTTTGAAATCTTCAAAAGTCATTAAAATATTTAATGCGGATAAAATTCTAAAGAATCGATTTAATTCTACCACCGATAATTGGCAGAAATACGCGATAGGAATGAGTCGCCGTCGGGAAATGGCTTCTCCGATGAGTGAGTTTTTAGGATCGGTTACCATCTTAATTATCACCTGGTTTGCGGGCGTTCAAATTCTGAATGAACAAACAATGGAGCCAGAAACTTTTCTGGTTTTTATTGGAATATTCTTCCAAATATTAGATCCGGCGAAGAAATTATCAAGTGCCATATCTAATATTCAAGGAGGAATGGCGAGTTTAGATCGGGTTTCCGAAGTTTTGGATTACGATCTAAAGATTGATGAAATCGAAAATCCTATTTCAATCTCAACTTTAAGAGAAAAAATAGAATTTAAAAACATCGGTTTTTTCTACGATAAAGACAATGTCATTCTTAAAAATTTCAATCTAACAATTCCGAAGGGAAAAACCATCGCATTAGTCGGCCAATCAGGTTCCGGAAAAACAACGATTGCCAATTTATTAGCGCGATTTTATGACGTTTCGGAAGGAGAAATACTGGTTGACGGACAAAACATTAAAAATCTAAAAGTAACCGATTACCGGAATCTACTGGGAATGGTCACTCAGGAATCTGTTTTATTTAATGATTCTGTTTTCAATAATATTTTGATGGGGAAACCCGATGCTTCTGAAGAAGAAGTAATTGCAGCCGCGAAAATTGCGAACGCTCACGAATTTATAAATCAGCTTCCGGAAAAATATTACACCAATATCGGCGACGATGGAAATAAATTGTCGGGCGGACAAAAACAAAGAGTCTCTATTGCCAGAGCCGTTCTGAAGAATCCACCGATTATGATTCTGGATGAAGCAACTTCTGCTTTGGATACCGAAAGCGAAAGATTCGTGCAGGATGCTTTAGAAAAAATGATGGAAAACCGAACTTCACTTGTGATTGCGCACCGACTTTCAACCATTCAAAAGGCCGACTGGATCGTTGTCATGGAACGTGGAATTATCGTGGAACAAGGTTCGCATCAGGAATTATTTGATAAAAATGGGACTTACAGAAAATTGGTTGAATTACAGAATTTCGGATAA
- a CDS encoding DUF4293 family protein, with product MLQRIQTVWIFLAILGAVFLFVTGQDFSLFGPIPFISVVCVVLVLFGFISILSFKDRKRQILLNNISIYINALLLGLLAYWILTLPGGINFPEKGIEPLFPLLAIVFLLIANVFIRKDDRLVKSVDRLR from the coding sequence ATGTTGCAGAGAATACAGACCGTATGGATATTTTTAGCGATTTTAGGCGCCGTTTTCCTATTTGTTACAGGACAGGACTTTTCGCTTTTCGGCCCCATTCCTTTTATATCTGTAGTTTGTGTAGTATTGGTACTATTTGGATTTATTAGCATTTTAAGCTTTAAAGACCGCAAAAGACAAATATTGCTGAATAACATCAGCATTTATATAAACGCTTTGTTGCTCGGTTTATTGGCGTATTGGATACTTACTTTACCCGGAGGAATTAATTTTCCTGAGAAGGGTATTGAGCCACTCTTTCCACTTTTAGCAATTGTTTTTTTATTGATTGCAAACGTATTTATTCGGAAAGACGATCGGCTCGTAAAATCTGTTGACAGACTCCGTTAA
- the rho gene encoding transcription termination factor Rho: MFNIETLRSKSDSDLTKITSDLGVKVAKSSNENDKIFAILDFQASNTKVAKDYFNATETPMNTEEPKQPAPKKPVVKKAVPKKKAEAPTEEVVNIPVKMENAPADPVVEKQQEGERVKPDNSKENAPNQQRQKRQRVAPAKKQENAEDTVKEEVQEKEKPAELQPETPKNPNQNPQAKQGGNPNQNKNPQQQHKNPNQNPNQNKNQHRNQNGDSQEENSKKEFNFDGLVTIEGVLEILPDNYGFLRSSDFSYISSPDDVYVSTNQIRNYALKTGDTVRGIVRLPKEGEKYFSLLKPTEVNGRDLEFIKDRVAFEFLTPLFPEEKFNLTGKNATPSTRIVDLFTPIGKGQRAMIVAQPKTGKTMLLKEIANSISANHPEAYMMILLIDERPEEVTDMERSVNAEVIASTFDEPADKHVKVANLVLSKAQRMVECGHDVVILLDSITRLARAYNTVTPASGKILSGGVDANALHKPKRFFGAARNIEGGGSLTIIATALIDTGSKMDEVIFEEFKGTGNMELQLDRKIANKRIYPAIDLTSSSTRRDDLLLEDTVQQRMWILRKYLADMNPVEAMEFVNKSIKNTLNNEEFLMSMNR; the protein is encoded by the coding sequence ATGTTCAATATTGAAACGTTAAGGTCTAAATCGGATTCTGATTTGACCAAAATCACCAGTGATCTGGGCGTTAAAGTTGCTAAAAGTAGCAATGAGAACGATAAAATTTTTGCTATTCTGGACTTTCAAGCTTCCAATACAAAAGTGGCAAAAGATTATTTTAACGCGACAGAAACCCCTATGAATACAGAAGAACCTAAACAACCAGCACCCAAAAAACCGGTAGTAAAAAAAGCTGTGCCTAAAAAGAAGGCAGAAGCACCTACCGAGGAAGTGGTGAATATTCCTGTAAAAATGGAAAATGCTCCGGCAGATCCGGTTGTTGAAAAACAGCAAGAGGGAGAACGGGTAAAACCTGATAATTCAAAAGAAAATGCACCGAATCAGCAACGTCAAAAGCGACAACGCGTGGCACCTGCAAAAAAACAGGAAAATGCGGAAGATACGGTGAAAGAAGAAGTTCAGGAAAAGGAAAAACCAGCTGAACTTCAGCCGGAAACTCCAAAAAACCCGAACCAAAATCCCCAGGCGAAGCAGGGTGGAAATCCCAATCAAAATAAGAATCCACAACAGCAGCATAAGAATCCGAATCAAAATCCGAATCAAAATAAAAATCAGCACAGAAACCAAAATGGGGATTCCCAGGAAGAAAATTCTAAAAAAGAATTTAATTTCGATGGTTTAGTAACTATTGAGGGTGTTTTGGAAATTTTGCCGGATAATTACGGTTTCTTACGTTCTTCAGATTTCTCCTATATTTCTTCTCCCGACGATGTTTATGTGTCAACAAATCAGATTAGAAATTATGCTTTAAAAACTGGAGATACCGTACGAGGAATCGTGAGGTTACCAAAAGAAGGAGAGAAATATTTCTCCCTGTTAAAGCCAACCGAAGTGAATGGGAGAGACCTTGAATTTATTAAAGATCGAGTTGCCTTCGAATTTTTAACACCACTTTTTCCGGAAGAAAAATTTAATCTTACAGGGAAAAACGCAACGCCATCAACGCGGATCGTAGATTTATTTACACCGATTGGAAAAGGTCAACGTGCAATGATTGTCGCACAACCGAAAACAGGTAAAACAATGTTGTTGAAGGAAATTGCAAATTCAATTTCTGCCAACCATCCCGAGGCTTATATGATGATTTTACTCATCGATGAAAGACCGGAAGAAGTTACCGATATGGAAAGAAGTGTAAATGCTGAAGTAATTGCATCTACCTTTGATGAACCTGCTGACAAACATGTAAAAGTCGCGAACTTGGTTCTGTCTAAAGCCCAAAGAATGGTAGAATGTGGCCATGATGTTGTAATCCTTTTGGATTCAATTACGCGTCTCGCCCGAGCTTACAATACCGTAACTCCAGCGTCTGGTAAGATTCTTTCTGGTGGTGTTGATGCTAATGCGCTTCATAAACCAAAGCGATTTTTTGGTGCCGCAAGAAATATTGAAGGTGGTGGTTCTCTAACAATTATTGCAACAGCTTTAATTGATACAGGTTCTAAAATGGACGAAGTTATTTTTGAAGAATTTAAGGGAACCGGTAATATGGAACTTCAATTGGATAGAAAAATCGCCAATAAAAGAATTTACCCAGCAATCGATCTTACATCTTCTAGTACGAGAAGAGATGATTTACTTCTTGAAGATACTGTTCAACAACGAATGTGGATTTTACGTAAATATCTCGCAGATATGAATCCTGTAGAAGCCATGGAGTTTGTAAACAAAAGCATCAAAAACACTTTAAACAATGAAGAGTTTTTAATGTCGATGAACAGATAA
- a CDS encoding superoxide dismutase produces MAFELPKLGFAYDALEPTIDAKTMEIHYTKHHQGYVDNLNKAVAGTDLENKSIEEVCKTGTDKAAVRNNGGGHFNHSLFWEILTPGGSKEPVGNVKAALETYGGFDKFKTDFTEAAKTRFGSGWAWLCKKDDGSLAVCSSPNQDNPLMPVADCQGTPVLGLDVWEHAYYLHYQNRRPDYVTSFFDVINWDKVEERFNK; encoded by the coding sequence ATGGCATTCGAATTACCGAAATTAGGATTTGCGTACGACGCATTAGAACCAACCATTGATGCGAAAACAATGGAGATTCATTATACAAAACACCATCAAGGTTACGTAGATAATTTAAATAAAGCAGTTGCGGGCACAGACTTGGAAAACAAATCGATTGAAGAAGTTTGTAAAACAGGCACTGATAAAGCTGCAGTTAGAAATAATGGTGGTGGACATTTTAACCACTCCCTTTTCTGGGAAATTCTTACACCAGGCGGAAGCAAAGAACCTGTTGGGAATGTAAAAGCTGCCCTAGAAACTTATGGTGGATTTGATAAATTTAAAACAGATTTTACCGAAGCTGCGAAAACAAGATTTGGTTCTGGTTGGGCTTGGCTTTGCAAAAAAGACGATGGCTCACTGGCTGTTTGTTCTTCACCAAATCAAGATAATCCACTGATGCCTGTTGCAGATTGCCAGGGAACTCCAGTGTTAGGATTAGATGTTTGGGAACATGCATATTATCTGCATTATCAAAACAGAAGACCTGATTATGTAACTTCTTTTTTTGATGTGATCAACTGGGATAAAGTTGAAGAAAGATTTAATAAATAG
- a CDS encoding DUF6146 family protein: MKKITLLISILLFAVSCAPQSKTADTTEKPVIQAQQNEEGEYELDVIDSQFTYFLNAIARPMSMYSESYLKSKNTFLASEWNSYYFSGRYPNIIESSIDYDPNIKYGFKYEYKLYQVFAFVRWKYGLKLNGLSQLDMR; encoded by the coding sequence ATGAAAAAAATTACTCTTTTGATCAGCATTTTACTTTTTGCGGTAAGCTGTGCCCCACAGTCAAAAACTGCTGACACTACTGAAAAGCCCGTAATACAGGCACAACAAAATGAAGAGGGCGAATATGAACTTGATGTTATTGACAGTCAGTTCACTTATTTTCTCAACGCTATTGCGCGACCGATGAGCATGTATTCTGAATCGTATTTGAAAAGTAAAAATACATTTTTAGCCAGCGAATGGAATTCTTATTATTTCTCTGGCCGATACCCAAACATTATTGAATCTTCTATTGATTATGATCCGAACATCAAATATGGATTTAAATATGAGTACAAGCTTTATCAAGTATTCGCATTTGTACGTTGGAAATATGGCTTAAAGCTCAACGGTCTCAGTCAGCTGGATATGCGCTAA
- a CDS encoding endonuclease/exonuclease/phosphatase family protein: MKKITGFLFLMIVCFSFAQQKGQLRKVATIGFLNVENLFDTIASADYIDGTKEVSNPAFHRSVPLDSLKLLDTTEVYRGEWRNELLKGKKVIRHQILADEFTYNSAKNWNTKNYNQKIANEARVISEMGAQYTKTAPVIVGLIEVENRQVIEDLIKHPLLAKYDYGIIHYNSYDARGIDVALIYQKRRFTPTNSLKKEIKIFNDGKRSYTRNILVATGFLDNEKIAVFMNHWPSRSGGEARSLPKRNAAAVVLKQQMDSIRLKDPSTKLFAMGDFNDDPVSSSLKNYLKAVLSPKDLSPETPYLNLMYPLYKKGVASLAYQDAPNLFDQIIVTGNVISDQVGKEYSVYKTEIFAPSYLINKEGNWKGYPFRSWNGDSFTGGYSDHFPAFVVLQREVQ; this comes from the coding sequence ATGAAAAAAATTACCGGTTTTTTATTCCTAATGATTGTATGCTTTTCCTTTGCCCAACAAAAAGGTCAACTGAGAAAAGTGGCGACTATTGGGTTTTTGAATGTAGAAAATCTTTTTGATACGATAGCCTCCGCAGATTATATTGACGGAACTAAAGAAGTAAGCAATCCGGCGTTTCACAGAAGTGTTCCCTTGGACTCCTTGAAACTTCTGGACACCACGGAAGTTTACCGTGGCGAATGGCGAAACGAACTTTTGAAAGGTAAAAAAGTAATACGTCACCAGATTTTAGCAGATGAATTCACTTACAACAGTGCTAAAAACTGGAATACTAAAAATTACAATCAGAAAATTGCCAATGAAGCACGCGTGATTTCAGAAATGGGCGCTCAATACACCAAAACCGCTCCCGTAATTGTAGGATTAATTGAAGTTGAAAACCGTCAGGTTATAGAAGATCTTATTAAACATCCACTTTTAGCCAAATATGATTACGGAATCATTCACTATAATTCTTACGATGCGAGAGGGATTGATGTAGCGTTAATTTATCAGAAAAGAAGATTCACACCAACCAATTCTCTAAAAAAGGAAATAAAAATTTTCAATGATGGTAAAAGATCCTACACGCGTAACATATTAGTAGCTACGGGGTTTTTAGATAACGAAAAAATAGCAGTTTTCATGAATCACTGGCCGTCACGAAGTGGTGGCGAAGCGCGCTCTTTACCAAAAAGAAATGCAGCGGCAGTTGTCTTGAAACAGCAAATGGATAGCATCCGCTTAAAGGACCCAAGCACAAAATTGTTTGCGATGGGTGATTTCAACGATGATCCTGTAAGTTCAAGTTTAAAAAATTACTTAAAAGCAGTTCTTAGTCCAAAAGATTTAAGTCCAGAAACGCCTTATTTAAATCTAATGTATCCTCTATATAAAAAGGGAGTTGCTTCCTTGGCATATCAGGATGCACCAAACTTATTTGACCAAATCATCGTGACCGGAAATGTAATTTCTGATCAAGTTGGGAAGGAGTATTCTGTTTATAAAACCGAAATATTTGCGCCTTCCTATCTCATTAATAAAGAAGGAAATTGGAAAGGTTATCCTTTCCGCTCGTGGAATGGAGATTCTTTTACTGGCGGATACAGTGACCACTTTCCAGCATTTGTGGTCCTTCAACGCGAAGTTCAATAA